Proteins from a genomic interval of Pantoea deleyi:
- a CDS encoding YdgA family protein: protein MKKTNVAVGVIIALGVIWTGAAWFTGKQIESHRDQLVQNANAQLNAYAPNSRLKISYQDYQRGVFSSKVNLVIQASSQTEDNPLLKPGQSLVLNETIDHGPFPFAQLKHFNLIPSMASIHTELANTDAVKKLFELTGNQSLINADTRIGYSGATDTALRILPIDYQNAQSGERLATNGGTFNVSADNKGDKVSLDSDVDSLALTSKNEMGQPVLFTLNGLKLSGNTHLSPEGVRIGDQSVNIEKVNASINGQDALTLHNMKGTSSFDNSAGKIGGNIDYQVESVQLQKQDFGQAALKMKLSQFDAQAVKAFSDRYNAQMQALQNQPGLADDPIRYQAGVHEILMNNLPMLLKGSPSLSIAPLSWKNDKGESTFNLTANFNDPSLVNGEAQSLSAMVDRVLKSLDSKLTINMPMATETMHKVGLAEGYQADDAQKLADQQVKGLAAMGQMFRLTQQQDNNIVTSLQYTNGQVNMNGDKMTLEQFLSRYMLGMPTSEGMPQ, encoded by the coding sequence ATGAAAAAGACCAATGTTGCCGTAGGTGTCATCATCGCACTGGGTGTAATCTGGACTGGCGCGGCATGGTTCACTGGCAAGCAGATTGAAAGCCACCGGGATCAGCTGGTCCAGAATGCCAACGCGCAGCTGAATGCTTATGCCCCCAACAGCCGACTGAAGATCAGCTATCAGGATTACCAGCGCGGCGTGTTCAGCAGCAAAGTGAATCTGGTGATTCAGGCCAGCTCACAGACGGAAGATAATCCGCTGCTCAAGCCCGGCCAGAGCCTGGTGCTGAATGAAACCATCGACCACGGCCCCTTCCCGTTTGCGCAGCTGAAGCATTTCAACCTGATCCCGAGCATGGCGTCGATTCATACCGAACTGGCGAACACCGACGCGGTGAAGAAGCTTTTTGAGCTGACCGGGAATCAATCCCTGATCAACGCGGATACCCGCATTGGCTACAGCGGCGCAACCGATACGGCGCTGCGCATCCTGCCGATTGATTATCAGAACGCGCAGAGCGGCGAACGTCTGGCGACCAATGGCGGAACCTTTAACGTCAGCGCGGACAACAAAGGCGACAAAGTGTCGCTCGACAGCGACGTGGATAGCCTGGCGCTGACCAGCAAAAATGAGATGGGTCAGCCGGTGCTGTTCACCCTGAACGGCCTGAAGCTGAGCGGCAACACCCACCTCAGCCCGGAAGGCGTGCGGATTGGCGACCAGTCGGTAAATATTGAGAAGGTCAATGCCAGCATCAACGGTCAGGACGCCCTGACGCTGCACAACATGAAAGGCACCTCCTCGTTCGATAACAGCGCCGGCAAGATTGGCGGCAATATCGACTATCAGGTGGAAAGCGTTCAGCTGCAGAAGCAGGACTTTGGTCAGGCCGCGCTGAAAATGAAACTGTCGCAGTTTGACGCTCAGGCGGTCAAAGCCTTCTCCGATCGCTATAACGCGCAGATGCAGGCACTGCAGAACCAGCCGGGCCTGGCGGACGATCCGATTCGCTATCAGGCGGGCGTGCATGAAATCCTGATGAACAACCTGCCGATGCTGCTGAAAGGCTCGCCATCCCTCAGCATCGCACCGCTGAGCTGGAAAAACGATAAAGGGGAAAGCACCTTTAACCTGACCGCTAACTTCAACGATCCCTCTCTGGTGAACGGCGAAGCCCAGAGCCTGAGCGCTATGGTGGATCGGGTTCTGAAGTCACTGGACAGCAAGCTGACGATCAACATGCCGATGGCGACCGAGACCATGCACAAAGTGGGTCTGGCCGAGGGCTATCAGGCGGACGACGCACAGAAACTGGCTGACCAGCAGGTGAAAGGTCTGGCGGCGATGGGTCAGATGTTCCGACTGACGCAGCAGCAGGACAACAACATCGTGACCAGCCTGCAGTACACCAATGGCCAGGTCAATATGAACGGCGACAAGATGACGCTGGAGCAGTTCCTGTCCCGCTACATGCTGGGGATGCCGACCAGCGAAGGCATGCCACAGTAA
- the add gene encoding adenosine deaminase has protein sequence MIDSKIPLTDIHRHLDGNIRAQTILDLGRQFNLDLPASTLETLRPHVQVGQNEPDLVSFLQKLDWGVKVLGDLDACRRIARENIEDAARAGIHYAELRFSPGYMAMTHNLPIAGVVEAVIDGVRAGRQQHDIDVRLIGIMSRTFGEEACLNELEGLLAHRDHITAVDLAGDELGFPGSEFLSHFTRARDAGFRVTVHAGEAAGPESIWQAIRELGAERIGHGVKAIEDRALMDFLAEHRIGIESCLTSNIQTSTVPSLAQHPLKTFLEHGILATINTDDPAVQGIELAHEYHHAAPAAGLSAAQIRQAQENGLTIAFLSEAEKAAIRARVQ, from the coding sequence ATGATCGATTCCAAAATTCCCCTGACTGATATTCATCGCCACCTCGATGGCAACATCCGTGCACAGACCATCCTTGATTTAGGCCGCCAGTTTAATCTTGACCTGCCCGCTTCCACGCTGGAAACGCTGCGTCCGCACGTCCAGGTGGGCCAGAACGAGCCTGACCTCGTGAGTTTTCTGCAGAAGCTCGACTGGGGCGTAAAAGTGCTGGGCGATCTGGATGCCTGCCGCCGCATCGCCCGCGAGAATATTGAAGATGCCGCCCGCGCCGGTATTCACTACGCTGAGCTCCGTTTTTCCCCCGGTTACATGGCGATGACCCACAACCTGCCCATCGCCGGGGTGGTGGAAGCGGTCATTGACGGCGTGCGCGCCGGTCGTCAGCAGCACGATATCGACGTGCGTCTGATCGGGATCATGAGCCGGACCTTCGGTGAAGAGGCCTGCCTCAACGAGCTGGAGGGATTACTGGCGCATCGGGATCACATCACCGCGGTCGATCTGGCGGGTGATGAGCTGGGCTTCCCCGGCAGCGAATTCCTGAGCCACTTCACGCGGGCGCGCGATGCGGGTTTCCGCGTGACCGTGCATGCGGGCGAAGCTGCCGGTCCGGAGAGCATCTGGCAGGCGATTCGTGAGCTGGGCGCGGAGCGTATCGGTCACGGCGTGAAAGCGATCGAGGATCGGGCGCTGATGGACTTCCTGGCGGAGCATCGCATTGGCATCGAATCCTGCCTGACCTCCAACATCCAGACCAGCACCGTGCCGTCTCTGGCGCAGCATCCGCTGAAGACCTTCCTTGAGCACGGCATTCTGGCGACCATTAACACCGACGACCCGGCGGTTCAGGGCATTGAGCTGGCCCATGAGTATCATCATGCGGCCCCAGCCGCAGGCCTGAGCGCCGCGCAGATCCGTCAGGCGCAGGAAAATGGCCTGACGATCGCCTTCCTCAGCGAGGCCGAGAAAGCGGCCATTCGCGCCCGCGTCCAGTAA
- the manA gene encoding mannose-6-phosphate isomerase, with amino-acid sequence MQKMNNSLQNYAWGSQTALTRLYGIANPQGQPMAELWMGAHPKSPSTVSDRGHPRSLREVIAADPVAMLGETVARRFGELPFLFKVLSADRPLSIQVHPSKPAAEAGFARENAAGIPSGAAERNYKDPNHKPELLYALTPFQAMNGFRTITEMVSLLEPVAGAHPQIAHFLQHPDLKTLATLFSALLSLEREAKSRALDVLKSVLDVQQGEPWQTVRAIAADYPDDCGLFSPLLLNVRTLQPGEAMFLYAETPHAYLKGVALEVMANSDNVLRAGLTPKYIDVAELMANLKFEEKPASALLIAPTQQDHALRFPVPVEDFAFAIHTLSAAPQSLAQQSAAVLFCIEGQAMVVRGDEQLTLKPGESCFVPACESPVSVAGTGRLARVFNDLG; translated from the coding sequence TATGGGATTGCCAACCCGCAGGGCCAGCCGATGGCGGAACTCTGGATGGGCGCGCATCCGAAAAGCCCCTCCACCGTCTCTGACCGGGGTCATCCGCGGTCGCTGCGAGAGGTGATCGCGGCCGACCCGGTTGCCATGCTGGGTGAAACCGTTGCCCGGCGTTTTGGTGAACTGCCCTTCCTCTTCAAAGTCCTCTCTGCCGACCGGCCCCTCTCCATTCAGGTTCACCCCAGCAAGCCCGCCGCCGAGGCAGGCTTTGCCCGTGAGAATGCGGCCGGGATCCCTTCCGGTGCGGCGGAGCGCAACTATAAAGATCCTAACCACAAGCCGGAGCTGCTTTACGCGCTGACGCCTTTCCAGGCGATGAACGGTTTCCGCACGATCACGGAAATGGTGTCACTTCTGGAGCCGGTCGCGGGTGCCCATCCGCAGATTGCCCATTTTCTGCAGCATCCCGACCTGAAAACCCTGGCGACACTCTTCTCTGCCCTGCTCTCGCTGGAAAGGGAAGCGAAGTCGCGGGCGCTGGACGTCCTGAAATCAGTGCTTGATGTGCAGCAGGGCGAACCCTGGCAGACCGTCCGCGCCATCGCGGCGGACTATCCCGACGACTGCGGCCTGTTCTCACCCTTGCTGCTGAATGTCAGGACGCTGCAGCCAGGCGAAGCGATGTTTCTCTATGCGGAAACGCCGCACGCCTATCTGAAAGGCGTGGCGCTGGAGGTGATGGCCAACTCCGACAATGTTCTGCGCGCCGGGTTAACCCCGAAATATATTGATGTCGCTGAGCTGATGGCCAACCTGAAGTTTGAAGAGAAACCCGCCAGCGCGTTACTGATTGCGCCGACGCAACAGGACCACGCCCTGCGCTTCCCGGTTCCGGTGGAGGATTTTGCCTTCGCCATTCACACGCTCAGCGCCGCGCCGCAATCGCTGGCGCAGCAGAGTGCCGCCGTGCTGTTCTGCATCGAGGGCCAGGCGATGGTGGTCAGAGGCGATGAGCAACTGACGCTGAAACCCGGTGAGTCCTGCTTTGTACCCGCCTGTGAATCACCCGTGTCGGTGGCCGGAACAGGCCGTCTGGCGCGGGTATTTAACGACTTAGGGTGA